A DNA window from Candidatus Eremiobacterota bacterium contains the following coding sequences:
- the tkt gene encoding transketolase, with translation MDFERTQQLAHTVRLLAADGVQKANSGHPGMPMGTADMAAVLWQGFLHFDPDDPLWLNRDRFVLSAGHGSMLLYSLLHLFGFAVTLDDLKSFRQWHSRTPGHPEKGCLPGVECTTGPLGQGFGMGVGMALAAKVMANRFNTGDFSLINHRIYGIVSDGDLMEGISAEAASLAGHLKLDNLLYLYDSNRISIEGSTDLAFTEDVGKRFEAYGWKVFHADGHNLRELFEVTGKALEDRTAPKLIVCRTHIARWSPAMEDKAESHGSPLGAEEIKATKKVLGWPQDKDFYIPDEVAAFCRKRVDELKALHCAWKTQYAAWRKEHPDLAEKLDGALKKELPGELEKTLIENLPDKDEATRVSSGAVIQKIGKLIPFVMGGAADLEPSVKCHIKGAGSLKPGDFSGRNIHFGIREHGMGAILNGMALYGGIIPYGSTFLVFSDYMKPSVRLAAMMEAQVVFIFSHDSVFLGEDGPTHQPVEHLGALRIIPNLRVIRPADAMETAMAWFSALKRKEGPTALVVSRQNVPQLKRAARFDASLITRGGYILEDSKKPSPDVILLASGSEVHLAQRAHELLKAQEIDARIVSMPSIEVFLDQEPSYRHSVIPRNFARVVAIEASLTRDWDRFTAPSGLTIGLTRFGDSAPAKTIAQHYGFTPEKVAERVAVWLKEKEEVKAFPAL, from the coding sequence GCCCACACCGTGAGACTCCTTGCCGCCGATGGCGTGCAGAAGGCGAATTCAGGCCATCCCGGCATGCCCATGGGCACTGCCGACATGGCGGCAGTGCTCTGGCAGGGTTTTCTTCACTTTGACCCCGACGATCCCCTCTGGCTCAACAGGGACCGCTTTGTGCTCTCAGCGGGCCATGGCTCGATGCTTCTTTACTCCCTCCTCCATCTCTTCGGCTTTGCTGTCACCCTCGACGACCTGAAAAGCTTCAGGCAGTGGCACTCGAGGACGCCGGGCCACCCTGAGAAGGGGTGCCTCCCCGGCGTTGAATGCACCACGGGCCCCCTGGGGCAGGGCTTCGGCATGGGCGTGGGAATGGCCCTTGCAGCCAAGGTGATGGCCAACCGATTCAACACCGGGGATTTCTCCCTTATCAACCACAGGATCTACGGCATCGTGAGCGACGGCGACCTCATGGAGGGCATCTCCGCCGAGGCGGCATCCCTTGCGGGGCACCTGAAGCTTGACAACCTCCTCTATCTCTATGACTCAAACAGGATCTCCATAGAGGGCTCGACGGACCTGGCCTTCACGGAGGACGTGGGAAAGCGCTTCGAGGCTTATGGATGGAAGGTCTTCCATGCCGACGGCCATAACCTCCGGGAGCTTTTTGAGGTGACAGGAAAAGCCCTGGAGGACAGGACGGCGCCGAAACTCATTGTCTGCAGGACCCACATAGCCCGCTGGAGTCCTGCCATGGAGGACAAGGCTGAATCCCACGGCTCTCCCCTGGGGGCCGAAGAGATCAAGGCCACGAAAAAAGTGCTCGGATGGCCCCAGGACAAAGACTTTTACATCCCCGACGAAGTTGCCGCTTTCTGCAGGAAAAGGGTTGATGAGCTCAAAGCCCTCCACTGCGCATGGAAAACACAGTATGCCGCCTGGCGCAAGGAGCACCCCGACCTGGCGGAAAAGCTCGACGGCGCGCTGAAGAAGGAGCTCCCCGGAGAGCTTGAAAAAACGCTCATTGAGAACCTCCCCGACAAGGACGAGGCCACGAGGGTCTCCTCAGGTGCCGTGATCCAGAAGATCGGCAAGCTCATCCCCTTTGTCATGGGAGGCGCTGCGGACCTGGAGCCTTCGGTGAAATGCCATATCAAGGGGGCCGGCTCTCTCAAGCCCGGTGACTTTTCCGGGAGGAACATCCACTTCGGGATCAGGGAGCACGGAATGGGAGCCATCCTGAACGGGATGGCCCTCTATGGGGGGATAATCCCCTACGGCTCAACGTTCCTCGTTTTCAGCGATTACATGAAGCCCTCCGTGCGGCTTGCTGCGATGATGGAAGCCCAGGTGGTCTTCATATTCTCCCATGACAGCGTCTTCCTTGGAGAGGACGGGCCGACACATCAGCCCGTGGAACACCTGGGAGCCCTCAGGATCATCCCCAACCTCAGAGTGATAAGGCCTGCCGATGCCATGGAAACGGCAATGGCTTGGTTCAGTGCCCTCAAAAGGAAAGAGGGACCCACGGCACTTGTCGTTTCGAGGCAGAATGTACCCCAGCTGAAGCGTGCCGCCCGATTTGACGCGTCGCTCATCACCAGGGGAGGCTACATCCTGGAGGACTCGAAAAAGCCCTCCCCCGATGTCATCCTGCTTGCTTCAGGCTCAGAGGTCCACCTTGCCCAGAGGGCTCACGAGCTCCTCAAGGCCCAGGAAATTGACGCCCGCATAGTCTCCATGCCTTCCATCGAGGTGTTCCTCGACCAGGAGCCCTCCTATAGGCACAGTGTCATTCCCAGGAATTTCGCCAGAGTGGTGGCCATAGAGGCAAGCCTCACAAGGGACTGGGACAGGTTCACCGCGCCTTCGGGGCTCACCATCGGGCTTACCCGCTTTGGTGACTCGGCCCCGGCCAAGACCATCGCGCAGCATTATGGATTCACCCCTGAAAAGGTAGCCGAGCGCGTTGCAGTGTGGCTGAAGGAAAAAGAGGAAGTGAAGGCCTTCCCTGCCCTCTGA
- a CDS encoding response regulator: protein MKKKASKEEVKKDQRELTSRSFFPTTKKRIEAIKSALVMLEEGRSERSLIEELRFNYHKIAGSSGVYGFPQIGVISKKAENSLPSEDHGDMEVGGDLLSSLRAHTAEMEELLVQAVEDRYPAEEGEHLLQQSGGAGPQWQSFALAEHDDKKVTRPSRILIVDDDETIGELVEQYLTRAGYTIKVATDGKTALEEVFKFSPDMVILDIVLPDIDGMDVLKIIRQRPGGNILPIIFLTSKDTLEDRIEGLSIGGDDYITKPFYPEELVARVGALMARTKILKELAVKDGLTGAYNHRYFYERLIEEITRWKRYKRKFSLVIIDLDFFKNVNDSHGHIVGDLVLRQTADFLKSQLRNVDVVARYGGEEFGLILPETDLKDAHLVMRRIYDRMQSWTIAVPHGEEPLKITFSAGVTTCPDDGEDEKTLVARSDKALYYAKESGRNQFIIYRDLVKIMQRARDEGCEESSEVCRFGEGLVFVAEDDHLISNMLQLYLEKEGFRVKTFPNGAELLAFINLERPDLILLDVMMPIMDGIKALEIIKSQDDVKNVPVILLTSLDDSRILDRQQKLGAVDFVQKPFDPDMLVRTIKKYIK from the coding sequence GTGAAGAAAAAAGCCTCGAAGGAAGAAGTGAAAAAGGATCAGAGGGAGCTGACCTCCCGCTCCTTTTTCCCTACGACGAAAAAGCGGATTGAGGCGATAAAAAGCGCGCTCGTGATGCTTGAAGAGGGCAGGAGCGAAAGGTCGCTTATCGAGGAGCTCCGTTTCAATTACCACAAGATAGCAGGCTCCAGCGGCGTTTACGGGTTTCCCCAGATAGGCGTCATATCAAAGAAGGCTGAAAACTCTCTGCCTTCCGAGGATCATGGCGATATGGAAGTGGGAGGAGACCTTCTCTCATCCCTCAGGGCCCACACCGCTGAGATGGAGGAGCTGCTGGTGCAGGCCGTTGAGGATCGCTATCCTGCTGAAGAAGGGGAGCACCTGCTTCAGCAGAGCGGCGGGGCGGGACCCCAGTGGCAGTCCTTTGCTCTGGCAGAGCACGATGATAAGAAAGTGACCCGGCCTTCGCGGATCCTCATCGTCGATGACGATGAGACCATCGGTGAGCTCGTGGAGCAGTACCTTACCAGAGCGGGCTATACCATCAAGGTGGCCACTGATGGAAAGACGGCCCTTGAGGAGGTCTTCAAGTTTTCACCCGACATGGTGATTCTGGACATCGTGCTTCCCGACATCGACGGCATGGATGTCCTCAAGATAATACGGCAGCGGCCCGGCGGCAATATTCTTCCCATCATCTTTCTCACCTCCAAGGACACTCTCGAGGACAGGATTGAAGGTCTCTCCATCGGCGGCGACGACTACATCACCAAGCCCTTTTATCCCGAGGAGCTCGTGGCCCGCGTGGGGGCCCTCATGGCGAGGACAAAGATCCTCAAGGAGCTCGCCGTGAAGGACGGCCTCACCGGTGCCTACAACCACCGTTATTTCTATGAGAGGCTCATCGAGGAGATCACGCGATGGAAGCGTTACAAGAGAAAATTCTCACTTGTCATCATTGACCTTGATTTTTTCAAGAACGTGAATGACTCTCACGGCCATATCGTGGGGGACCTTGTCCTGAGGCAGACTGCCGACTTTCTCAAGTCGCAGCTTCGCAATGTCGATGTGGTGGCCCGTTATGGCGGCGAGGAGTTCGGCCTGATCCTGCCGGAGACAGACCTGAAGGACGCCCACCTGGTCATGCGGCGCATCTATGACAGGATGCAGAGCTGGACCATCGCGGTACCCCACGGGGAGGAGCCCCTTAAAATCACCTTCAGCGCCGGTGTAACCACATGCCCCGATGACGGGGAGGATGAGAAGACCCTGGTGGCGCGGTCTGACAAGGCGCTCTACTATGCCAAGGAGAGCGGCAGAAATCAGTTCATCATATACCGCGATCTTGTGAAGATCATGCAGCGTGCCCGTGATGAGGGATGCGAAGAATCTTCCGAGGTGTGCCGGTTCGGCGAGGGGCTGGTCTTTGTCGCTGAGGATGACCACCTGATCTCCAACATGCTCCAGCTCTACCTGGAAAAAGAGGGTTTCCGAGTCAAGACCTTCCCCAACGGCGCGGAGCTCCTGGCCTTTATTAACCTGGAGAGGCCCGATCTCATACTCCTGGATGTCATGATGCCCATCATGGACGGCATCAAAGCCCTTGAGATAATAAAATCTCAGGATGACGTGAAAAATGTCCCCGTGATTTTACTTACCTCCCTTGACGACAGCAGGATTCTTGACCGGCAGCAGAAGCTCGGCGCTGTTGATTTCGTGCAGAAGCCCTTTGACCCCGACATGCTGGTCCGCACCATAAAGAAATATATCAAATAG